One window of Cucurbita pepo subsp. pepo cultivar mu-cu-16 chromosome LG19, ASM280686v2, whole genome shotgun sequence genomic DNA carries:
- the LOC111781571 gene encoding kinesin-like protein KIN-8B isoform X1, giving the protein MPSIIAPGAKKATTLTVAVKCRPLRERERGRDIVRVIESKEVLILDPDLSKDYLDRVQNRTKEKNYCFDHAFGPESTNLEVYTKSISSIIPGIVQGLNVTVFAYGSTGSGKTYTMVGTKGDPGLMVLSLNTVFDLIKKDKRSDEFEVTCSYLEVYNEVIYDLLEKSSGHLELREDPEQGISVAGLRCIKVHSADKILELLNMGNSRRKTESTEVNATSSRSHAVLEIRVKRKRRNKYPNQVLQGKLALVDLAGSERATETNNAGQKLRDGANINRSLLALANCINALGKQQKKGLAYVPYRNSKLTRILKDGLSGNSQTVMIATISPADIHYHHTVNTLKYADRAKEIKTHVQKNIGAVDTHVSDYQRMIDSLQTEVCQLKKELAEKESQLSTKPAEKAADDELSQLNILSHEISENVQERINLQKAMSELEETNLNNRAELQRLDDTIARHQAIQMDGSTVEELVARRLVILDNIRDNDEAGVNYQKEIEANEKQRCQLQGMIDEAVSKNGNKTYLRILSQYRLLGMANSELQLEMAMRDQVIHNQREALKNLWNLLMGLGLDEKQILHLAAEQGLTIEGWPMTSLGLSENQSSNLSSCRPTSVFPSSGIEEGNQNFCNSSCPDFTPPAYSRLMNADKPNMWFGSPGKHSQDLYKSCLDMRSHASFGGSCISTSSVVGDLASSRRIIEATSFTKKF; this is encoded by the exons ATGCCCAGTATCATAGCACCCGGAGCGAAGAAAGCCACGACTCTGACG gtTGCAGTGAAATGCCGTCCTCTAAGGGAGAGAGAGCGTGGCCGTGATATTGTCCGCGTGATTGAAAGCAAG GAGGTGCTTATACTTGATCCTGACCTGTCGAAGGATTACCTCGACCGCGTTCAGAACCGAACaaaggagaagaattattGTTTTGATCATGCATTTGGTCCAGAGAGCACTAATCTG GAAGTCTACACGAAAAGTATATCTTCCATAATACCTGGAATCGTTCAAGGTCTAAACGTTACTGTTTTTGCCTATGGGTCAACTGGAAG TGGTAAAACATACACAATGGTTGGGACCAAAGGTGATCCTGGACTCATGGTGCTCAGTTTGAATACTGTATTCGATCTCATAAAAAAAGACAAGCGGTCTGATGAATTTGAAGTTACATGCTCTTATCTAGAAGTCTACAATGAA GTGATCTACGATTTGCTTGAAAAATCATCTGGTCATTTAGAACTTAGAGAGGATCCTGAGCAAGGAATAAGTGTTGCGGGCCTTAGGTGTATCAAG GTTCATTCTGCGGATAAAattcttgaacttttgaaCATGGGTAATAGtcgaagaaaaacagagagcaCGGAGGTAAATGCCACCTCTTCAAG ATCACATGCAGTTTTGGAGATCAGagtgaaaagaaaacgaagaaaCAAATATCCAAATCAGGTCTTGCAAGGGAAACTTGCCCTTGTAGATCTTGCTGGTAGTGAACGGGCTACTGAGACAAATAATGCTGGCCAAAAATTGAGGGATGGAGCTAACATTAATCGTTCACTCCTTGCTTTAGCCAACTGCATAAATGCGTTAGGGAAACAACAGAAAAAAGGTCTCGCTTATGTCCCATACCGTAACAG taAATTAACACGAATTTTGAAAGATGGTTTAAGTGGAAATTCTCAGACTGTGATGATTGCTACGATATCACCTGCAGACATTCATTATCATCACACTGTGAATACATTGAAATATGCTGACAGAGCAAAGGAAATCAAGACACACGTCCAG AAAAACATTGGAGCAGTAGACACCCATGTATCAGACTACCAACGGATGATTGATAGTCTTCAG ACTGAGGTTTGTCAATTAAAAAAGGAACTAGCTGAAAAGGAATCCCAGCTTAGTACTAAACCTGCTGAAAAGGCTGCAGACGATGAGCTGTCTCAGTTGAATATTTTAAGTCATGAAATAAGTGAGAATGTTCAGGAAAGAATAAATTTACAGAAGGCTATGTCTGAGCTAGAGGAAACCAATCTTAATAACCGTGCAGAACTCCAACGACTTGATGACACTATTGCAAGGCATCAG GCTATTCAAATGGACGGATCAACTGTAGAGGAGCTGGTTGCCCGACGTCTAGTAATTTTAGATAACATTCGTGACAATGATGAAGCTGGAGTCAATTATCAGAAG GAAATTGAAGCAAATGAAAAGCAGCGATGTCAACTTCAAGGAATGATTGATGAAGCCGTTAGTAAAAATGGGAATAAAACTTACTTGCGGATACTTAGTCAGTATAGACTGCTG GGAATGGCCAACTCTGAGCTCCAGTTAGAGATGGCAATGAGAGATCAAGTCATTCACAACCAAAGAGAAGCTCTGAAAAACTTATGGAACTTGCTCATGGGGCTGGGCCTGGACGAGAAACAGATATTGCACCTTGCAGCCGAACAAGGTCTGACGATTGAAGGCTGGCCAATGACTTCTCTGGGGCTTTCTGAAAATCAGTCATCTAATCTCTCTTCTTGTAGACCTACATCAGTTTTCCCATCTTCTGGAATAGA GGAGGGAAATCAAAACTTCTGCAACTCCTCATGTCCTGACTTTACACCACCTGCATATTCAAGGCTGATGAATGCTGATAAACCAAACATGTGGTTTGGTTCACCTGGGAAGCATTCTCAAGATCTTTACAAGTCGTGTCTGGATATGAGAAGTCATGCTTCTTTTGGTGGGAGCTGCATATCAACATCATCTGTAGTTGGCGATTTAGCCAGCAGCAGAAG GATTATTGAGGCAACATCTTTTACTAAGAAATTTTAG
- the LOC111781571 gene encoding kinesin-like protein KIN-8B isoform X2, which produces MPSIIAPGAKKATTLTVAVKCRPLRERERGRDIVRVIESKEVLILDPDLSKDYLDRVQNRTKEKNYCFDHAFGPESTNLEVYTKSISSIIPGIVQGLNVTVFAYGSTGSGKTYTMVGTKGDPGLMVLSLNTVFDLIKKDKRSDEFEVTCSYLEVYNEVIYDLLEKSSGHLELREDPEQGISVAGLRCIKVHSADKILELLNMGNSRRKTESTEVNATSSRSHAVLEIRVKRKRRNKYPNQVLQGKLALVDLAGSERATETNNAGQKLRDGANINRSLLALANCINALGKQQKKGLAYVPYRNSKLTRILKDGLSGNSQTVMIATISPADIHYHHTVNTLKYADRAKEIKTHVQKNIGAVDTHVSDYQRMIDSLQTEVCQLKKELAEKESQLSTKPAEKAADDELSQLNILSHEISENVQERINLQKAMSELEETNLNNRAELQRLDDTIARHQAIQMDGSTVEELVARRLVILDNIRDNDEAGVNYQKEIEANEKQRCQLQGMIDEAVSKNGNKTYLRILSQYRLLGMANSELQLEMAMRDQVIHNQREALKNLWNLLMGLGLDEKQILHLAAEQGREIKTSATPHVLTLHHLHIQG; this is translated from the exons ATGCCCAGTATCATAGCACCCGGAGCGAAGAAAGCCACGACTCTGACG gtTGCAGTGAAATGCCGTCCTCTAAGGGAGAGAGAGCGTGGCCGTGATATTGTCCGCGTGATTGAAAGCAAG GAGGTGCTTATACTTGATCCTGACCTGTCGAAGGATTACCTCGACCGCGTTCAGAACCGAACaaaggagaagaattattGTTTTGATCATGCATTTGGTCCAGAGAGCACTAATCTG GAAGTCTACACGAAAAGTATATCTTCCATAATACCTGGAATCGTTCAAGGTCTAAACGTTACTGTTTTTGCCTATGGGTCAACTGGAAG TGGTAAAACATACACAATGGTTGGGACCAAAGGTGATCCTGGACTCATGGTGCTCAGTTTGAATACTGTATTCGATCTCATAAAAAAAGACAAGCGGTCTGATGAATTTGAAGTTACATGCTCTTATCTAGAAGTCTACAATGAA GTGATCTACGATTTGCTTGAAAAATCATCTGGTCATTTAGAACTTAGAGAGGATCCTGAGCAAGGAATAAGTGTTGCGGGCCTTAGGTGTATCAAG GTTCATTCTGCGGATAAAattcttgaacttttgaaCATGGGTAATAGtcgaagaaaaacagagagcaCGGAGGTAAATGCCACCTCTTCAAG ATCACATGCAGTTTTGGAGATCAGagtgaaaagaaaacgaagaaaCAAATATCCAAATCAGGTCTTGCAAGGGAAACTTGCCCTTGTAGATCTTGCTGGTAGTGAACGGGCTACTGAGACAAATAATGCTGGCCAAAAATTGAGGGATGGAGCTAACATTAATCGTTCACTCCTTGCTTTAGCCAACTGCATAAATGCGTTAGGGAAACAACAGAAAAAAGGTCTCGCTTATGTCCCATACCGTAACAG taAATTAACACGAATTTTGAAAGATGGTTTAAGTGGAAATTCTCAGACTGTGATGATTGCTACGATATCACCTGCAGACATTCATTATCATCACACTGTGAATACATTGAAATATGCTGACAGAGCAAAGGAAATCAAGACACACGTCCAG AAAAACATTGGAGCAGTAGACACCCATGTATCAGACTACCAACGGATGATTGATAGTCTTCAG ACTGAGGTTTGTCAATTAAAAAAGGAACTAGCTGAAAAGGAATCCCAGCTTAGTACTAAACCTGCTGAAAAGGCTGCAGACGATGAGCTGTCTCAGTTGAATATTTTAAGTCATGAAATAAGTGAGAATGTTCAGGAAAGAATAAATTTACAGAAGGCTATGTCTGAGCTAGAGGAAACCAATCTTAATAACCGTGCAGAACTCCAACGACTTGATGACACTATTGCAAGGCATCAG GCTATTCAAATGGACGGATCAACTGTAGAGGAGCTGGTTGCCCGACGTCTAGTAATTTTAGATAACATTCGTGACAATGATGAAGCTGGAGTCAATTATCAGAAG GAAATTGAAGCAAATGAAAAGCAGCGATGTCAACTTCAAGGAATGATTGATGAAGCCGTTAGTAAAAATGGGAATAAAACTTACTTGCGGATACTTAGTCAGTATAGACTGCTG GGAATGGCCAACTCTGAGCTCCAGTTAGAGATGGCAATGAGAGATCAAGTCATTCACAACCAAAGAGAAGCTCTGAAAAACTTATGGAACTTGCTCATGGGGCTGGGCCTGGACGAGAAACAGATATTGCACCTTGCAGCCGAACAAG GGAGGGAAATCAAAACTTCTGCAACTCCTCATGTCCTGACTTTACACCACCTGCATATTCAAGGCTGA